Below is a genomic region from Isosphaeraceae bacterium EP7.
GACCGGCTGGGCCACGACCGTCGCTACGCGGTCGACTGCAACTACGCCGAGCGCACCCTGGGCTGGACCCCCCTGGTCAAGTTCGAGCAGGGGCTGGCCGACACCGTCGCCTGGTACCGCGATCATGCCGACTGGGTGGACCGCGTCCGCTCGGGCGCCTACCGGGGCGAATCGGCCTGAAATTAGCGGGAAGGATCGAGGCTCATGGATGATCCCGAGACGTTCGTTCGAGTCGCCCCCGACTGCCCCGTCGACCGCGCCGTCGTGCCGGTCGTGCGGGGCGACCGCAAGCCGATTCACGTCCTTCAATATGAGCTGCTGACGGAGAGCCCCTACACCCTCTCGCACGAGGACCTCATTTACGAGGTCCACGTTCGCCACAAGGGGGTTCCCCCCGGCGATGCAACCCGGGCCGAGCTGCTGTCGAAGTCTCACCCTTGCCTGCGTGCCTCGGCCTTGCCCAAGAAATGAAATACGGCTGGGGGGTGCATTACGACGCGTTCGGTAAGATCGCGCTTTATGCCGTGGAGTCGGACGAATATCGCCGGCTGAGCGGGCCAGACGCGGGGACGAAGGTGGTCCAGGCCATGCGCAACCGCCGGGTCTGAATCGCCCGTGTTCGCTTTCGGGCGGCGGCAGGCCGGTCCCGATGGTAGAGTTCCGGCATCAAGCAGGGCCGACGTCCGGGCCGGTTCTATCGAGGGGTCTCCGCCGATGCGAGCGCTGGTGACGGGGGTGACGGGATTCGTCGGGGGCCACCTGGCCGAGCACCTGCTGGAATCGGGCGACGTGGTCGTCGGCCTGTCGACGTCCGGGGCCTGGCCCGCCGGCCTCACGCACCTGGCCACGCAGGTCAAGCTGATCAAGCTGGACCTGGCCGACGGCTCGGGCGACGAATTGGGCGAGCTGATCGGCCGGGCCCAGCCCGAGGTCATCTACCACCTGGCCGCGCAGGCCAACCCGCAGGCCAGCCTGGACGACCCCCGGGGCACCTGGGCCCTGAACCTCGGCGGCGCCCTGAACCTGCTGGAGGCCGTCCGGGGATCGGGCCGCACGCCGCGCGTCGTTCTCGTCGGCTCCGGCGTCTGCTACGGCAATCCCGCGCCCGAGCTGATGCCGGTGTCGGAGAGCTGCCCATTGCGGCCCAACAACCCCTACTCGGCCAGCAAGGCGGCGGCCGACCTGCTGGGCATTCAGCACTTCCTCTCCCACGGTACCGACGTCGTCATGGCCCGGCCCTTCAACCACGCGGGGCCCCGGCAGTCGTCCAACTACGTGCTGAGCGCCCTGGCCAGGCAGGTGGCCGAGGTTGCCGCCGGGACCAAGCCGCGGGTCGAGGTGGGCAACCTGGACATCGTCCGCGACTTCACCGACGTCCGCGACGTCGTCCGCGGCTACAGGCTGCTGGCCGACCCCGCCAGCGGTGGGGCCGGCGGCGAGATCTACAACCTCGGCTCGGGCCGCGGGGTGAAGCTGGCCGACGCTTTGGCCACCCTCCGCGACCTCGCAGGCGTCCCGGTCGAGATCTACGTCGACCCGGCCCGCGTCCGGCCCGTCGACCAGCCCTTGCTGGTGGCCGACGCCACCAAGCTGCGCCTGGCGACCGGCTGGGAGCCTTCGTTCTCGATCGAGCGGACCCTCGACGACATGCTCAAGGGCTGGTCAAAGACCCTGGCCGGCTGACCCGCACCGAGGGCCGCGGCCGACCTTCGATTGCGACCTGGGCCTGGTCTTCCTAAGATGGTGGCCCACACGCGACGGGCGCGAGGCACGCCCGTCCGTCGCCCGTTGCCGGCCGTTCGGAAGCCCCGACCGGTCGCGCCCTTGGCGCGACTCTCACCACTCTCCCGCGACCCCTCTCCACCCATGAGCAGCACGACGACCGATTCTTTGGCCATCGACCTCGGCGCCGAGAGCGGTCGCGGTCTCCTCGGGCGGTTCGACGGCCGTCGGCTCACGCTCGACGAGGTCCACCGCTTCCCCAACGGCCCGGTGCGGGTGCTCGACACGCTGCACTGGAACATCCTGGGCCTCTTCGGCGAGATCAAGACCGCCCTGGCCAAGTCCCGCACGATGAGCGCGGGGCTCGAGACCCTGGGCGTCGACACCTGGGGCGTCGACTTCGGCCTGGTCGGCCGCGGCGACACCCTGCTGGGCAACCCGGTCCACTATCGAGACTCGCGCACCGACGGCGTGATGGAATCGGCCTTCGGCCTGATGAGCCGCGAGGCGATCTACGAGCACACCGGCCTACAATTCCTGCCGTTCAACACCGCCTACCAGCTGATGGCCATGCGGCGGCAGAACTCGCCGCTGCTGGACTCGGCCGAGACGCTGCTGATGATGCCCGACCTCATCGGCTGGATGCTCACCGGCCGCCGCGCCGGCGAGCGCACCGATGCGTCGACCACTCAGCTTCTGGACCCCCGCACCGGCACCTGGTCCGACGCCGTCTGCAACGGCCTGGATATCCCCCGGTCGATCCTGCCCGACCTGATCGAACCGGGCACCGAGCTGGGCCCGATCCGCCCGGCCCTGGCCGAAGAACTGGGCCTGGGCCGTCTGCAAGTCATCGCCCCGGCCACCCACGACACCGCCAGCGCCGTGGCCGCCGTGCCCGCCACCGGCAAGGTGGCCGGCGCCCCGCCCGACTGGTGTTACCTCAGCTCGGGCACCTGGTCGCTGCTGGGGGTCGAAGTCCCCGCGCCCATCATCAACGCGCAAACCCTCAGGTACAACTTCACCAATGAAGGGGGCGTAGCCGGCACCACCCGCCTGCTCAAGAACATCATGGGCCTCTGGCTGGTGCAGGAATGCCGCCGGACCTGGGCCCGCTCCGGGCACCAGTACGACTATGACGACCTGATCGTGCGGGCCGCCGCCGCCAGGCCGTTCGGCGCCCTGGTCGACCCCGACGACCCGTCGTTCCTCGCCCCCGGCGACATGCCCGCGCGGATCGCGGCCTACTGCCTCAAGACCGGCCAGACGCCGCCGTCGGACCACGGCGGGTTCGTCCGCTGCGCCATGGAGAGCCTGGCCCTGAAATACCGCTGGACGATCGAGCGGATGGAGCAGATCGTCGGCACCCGGATCAAGACGATCCACGTCGTCGGCGGCGGCACCCGCAACGCCCTGCTCTGCCAGTTCGCCGCCGACGCCTGCAACCGTCCCGTCTACGCCGGGCCGATCGAGGCCACGGCCGCCGGGAACATCCTGCTCCAGCTCATCAGCCGGGGCAAGCTGGCCAACCTGGCCGAGGCCCGCGAGGTCGTCGCCCGCTCCTTCGAGGTCGAGGTGCACGAGCCCCGCAACACCCAGGCCTGGGAAGACGCCGCAGGCCGGTTCGAACGGCTCATCGCCGGCTGAGCAACTTCGCCCCGCCGCCCGGCTGTTTCCAGGTCAAGATCGCTTGGGGACCGACACCCCGCAGGTGCGGCAGGTGTCGGCCCCCAGGTGGACCGGCTTGCCGCACTTGGGGCAGACCCGCAGGCCGGCCTCGACCCGGGTCGGCACGCGCAGGGGCGTGTCGCGGTCCAGGTGCGAGGCGACCCAGCGTTCCAGGCTGGCCACTTCGGTCGTCGAGAGTTCCTCGGTCGGATACTCGGGGTCCTGCGCGTTCAGGGACGAGACAGGGATCAGCGACTGCGCGGGCACGGGCACGATCCGCCCGCAGTCGGGGCATTTGCCGTGGCTCGGAGGGGTCGCCGCACTCACCTTCAGCCGTCGCCCGCAGGGGCAGAGGAACCGCAGGAACCCGTCCTCGGCGGACCGCGAGCCGGCCCCGCCGCCGCCGGCGGGCCGCGTCGTGTTCCCCGATGAGAGGCGCAGCTTGACCTTCGACCCGCAGCGCGGGCAGACGACCCGGTCGGTCGCCTCGTCGGGGAGATTCAGCTCCTGGCCGCAGCGGCAGGTCGCCCGGGGCATGTCTAACACCGCCTCGGTTCGGATCGGACAAGGGAGGGGGCGGACGTCGAAGATCGGCAACGCCTGGGAAGCGGGGGGCTGTCTCCCGAGCGAAGTCTAGGTGACTGTTCCCCCTTATTCTTCCGCGTCAGGTCGTGGCGGTCGGGGTTTGCGCCGCGGCCGGCTTTGGCTTCGAGGGCTTCATTAAAATCCCGTCCAGCGGGATCAGGGCGTTCAGGCTGCCGGAGCGGAACCCTTCCAGGTCGAGCGTGACGTACTTGAAGCCCAGCGTCCGGAACGCGGCCACCAGCTCGCGGCCGGTCTCCGGCGCGGCCAGCCGGGGCAACTCTTCCAGCGGCACCTCGATGCGGGCCAGGTCGCCCTGGTGGTAGCGAACCCGCAGCAGGCGCAGGCCCTTCTGCCTCAGCCACCCTTCGGCGGCGTCGACCATCTTCGTCCGCTCGGGCGTCACCTGCACACCGTAGGCGATCCGGCTGGAGAGGCAGGGGGTCGCGGGCTTGTCCCAGGTGGGCAGGCCCCAGGCCTTGGCCAGCGCGCGGACCTCGGGCTTGCCCAGGTCGCACTCCTGCAAGGGGTGCCGCACCCCGTTCTCGGCCGCCGCGCGCATCCCCGGTCGGTGGTCGCCGGTGTCGTCGGTGTTGGCCCCCGACGCGATCACGTCGACCCCCAGGTGGCCCAGCATCCCGGAGAGCCGGCCATACAGCTCGCTCTTGCAGAAGTAGCAGCGGTCCGAGTTGTTGCGCGTGTAGTTGGGGTCGGCGAACTCGTCGGTGCGGATCACCCGATGCTCGATGCCGATCTGCCGGGCCAGGGCCTCGGCCTCCTCCAGCTCGCCGGAGGCGAGGCTGTCGGAAACCGCCGTCACGGCGACGGCCTGGCTGCCCAGTGCCTCGTGGGCGGCGCGGGCCACCACGGCGCTATCCACCCCCCCGGAGTAGGCCACGGCCACCCGGCCATACCCGCGCAAGGTCTCGAGCAGGCGGTCGCGATGCGCCACCAGAACAGGATCATCCCAGGCGGCCATGCGCACCTCCCTTTCGACCCAACGCCCGGCGCGTACCGCCCAGGGCCCGGTCACGACCCTCCCCGCGACGCGGGACCAAGGGCCGGCCGCCGGGGATCTCTCTCCGGACAGCCCCTTGATTGTAGGGCCGACTGCCCCTGGGCTCAAGAACCAGGGGCAGAAGGCCCGTCGGACCCCGGCCTGCGTACCCCTCGCGAAATTATTTTGGAAAAATTTCCAGATAGTAGGGAGGAAATCCTCGGACGGAACGACTGTATCGAATAGGGGGCCTCGTTTTCGGGGGCAACGGCGAGGAAGCCTGCCCCTTTCTGCCGAGACCTGACGGCGCGACGTTGCGCCCGCCTTGAATCTCGCCGAGGAGCGAAACCGGACGGGGCGGATGCCTCGGCCGGCGGGCCCGATGGTCCGCATTGAATCAACGGGCCCCGCAGCTCGCAGGGCCTGGCCGAATGACCCCGACCGCCGGAGGAGCCGGTCGACGGACACCAAGATTGACCCCTGGGACACGCCAAATGATCTCCAATCCACCGGCCGAAGGCGACCTCGGTGGCCCGCCCGACCAGGCACCGGTTGGCCAGACTGGGCCGGCACAGGGCCCGGGCCTCAACGGCAGGCTGATCGTCGCCGACCCGATGGTCGCCGATTCCCTGCGCCCCGAGACCCTGCGTGCCGACCTCTCGACGACCGCGCTGGGCCACTGCCACGCCTTCGCCCCGGCCACGACCGCCGCCCTGGCCGCCACCGCGGCCACCGCCACGGCACGCGCCGCCGACCCCGGCCCCAAGCGATACCAGACGACCCGCGCCTTGAGCACGGGTCGCCCCCGCTTCGAGCTGATCATCGACACCAGCAACCTCGTCCCGTTCGACTTCCTCCGACAGGGCGACCGCGTGGGCCGCGCCGTGGTCAAGCTCGAGCGCGAGGACGGGGCCACAGGGACCGGGTTCCTCGTCGCTCCCGACATCCTGCTGACCAACCACCACGTCTTGCCCAACGCCGCCACCGCCCTGTCGTCCTACGCCCTGGCCAACTACGAGCGCACGCCCCCCGACGACGCGTGGGGGCGGTCGGTGGTGGCCCCCCTGGAGCCCCAGCGCCTGTTCGTGACCAATTCCGACCTGGACTTCACCTTCTGCGGCGTGGCCAACCTTGAGTTCCTGGGCGTCATCCCCGTCGACCGCAACAGCCTGGACATCGCCCGCCATGAGCGCGTGAACATCATCCAGCACCCGCGCGGCCGCCCCAAGGAGATCGCCCTCCAGGACAACGAGGTCGTCCGCGCCGACCACCTCGTCGTGCAGTATTCGTGCGACACCGAACCGGGCTCGAGCGGCAGCCCGGTCTTCAACAACCGCTGGCGGCTGGTGGCCATGCACCACGCGTCGGTCCCCATCACGGCCGGCGGCGGAGACGAGGGGCACGGGCGCTACCTCAACGAGGGGATCCGGATGTCGGCGATCGCCATCTGGCTGGAGATCGCCGAGCCCGCCGATCTCACCCAGCGGCGCTGGATCGAGCAGCTCCGCGGCATCTTCGGCGGCCTCGACCCGCAGGTTGGCTTCTTCGGCGCGCTGGGCCGCCAGGTCCAGGGGCTGGCCACCGCCGAGATCATCGCCGACAGCTACCTGGGCGGCGCCGACGACCTGGACGTCGCCTTCTGGGACTTGCAGGGCCCTCGGATGTCCCTGCGCGATCGCCTGCCCCTCCTCACTCGCGCCATCGCTTCGATGGGCATGGACCTCTGGGTCCTGACGCACCTCGACCCCGCCGACGTCGTCGTGCTCTGCGATGAGCTGGCCGGCAGCCACCGGCTCGACTACGGCGTGCAGGCCGGCATCTCCGAGCGCGGGGCGCCCATCACGATCCTCTACAAGCGGGACGGCCTGCTCTCCGTGACCCGCCCCGCCTGGGCCGCCGGCTCCGGCGCCAAGGCCCCGCCCCGCGTCCTGGTCCGCACCACCTCGCGGCGGGGCGAGACCCGCGACGTCCACCTGGTCGTCTTCGCCCGGGCCCACGACGAACCGCAAGCCGCCGGCGCCCAGGTGCCCGAGCCGCCGACGTCCCCCCCCGTCGCCGAGATCCGCCCCTGGATCGAGGCCATCCTGATCGAGGCCGAACGCCCCGGGCCCGACGCCCACTGGCTCCTGCTGGGCTGCACCGAGACCCTGCTCACTCCCTGGAAGGTCGCCCGGGTCACCTTCCGCGACCGGCCCCTGTTGCCGATCGCCGCGGAGCACCCCACCGACGGGGCCATCCTCGTCCTTCAGGCCGCCCGGGCGCGCCTGGGACACCTCTACCTCTCCCCCGACATGACCGCGAGGGCCGCCAGCAACGCGAGGCTCACCGTCGTCCACGACCGCCAGCTACCCGCCCTCGACCGGACCCTGATCCGCCACGCCCCCATCGCCATGCGCCTCTGCTTCCGCACCCCCCCCGAGCCGGCGCCCGAGATCGTCGAGCCCGAGCCCGGACCCATCGAGCCGGCCCCAAAAACCCCGAAAAACGAAACGAACCCGGCGCGACGCCGCGCCTACACCGCCTGGATCGACCGCCTCTTCTCTCCCAGGTCCGCCCGCTGAACATCGCCGATTCAAATTGGCCCCCCGGGAACGCAGGAGCCCGCGACGCTCGCCTCTCATCACGACATGGCCCCTGACGACTTCTTGTCCCCGCCCCTGTGACCTCATCGCCCGGACGACCGGTCTGACGGCTTCAACCTGACCGACCGATCGAGGGATTCGAGGCCGGATCGAGGGCGCCGCGGCGTAGCTTGGCGACTTTGGGCGTGCATCGGAGCGGGCCTGAGTTGGATGCGAGGTCCTTCGTCGTTCAATCATTGACCGATGATTCTTGGTCCGATGCAGTCCCGTCGGTGCAACGAAAGAAAATGAAATTCGCGAATGTTTGATTTCCAATGATGAGAATTTTATCTTGTACGGAGCAGGCCGATGTCCGCCTCGCCGCCGAATAATATCAACGCGATCCGCCTCGCCCTGTCGGTCTCGGTGCTGTATTCACACTCGTATCCGCTCGGGCTCGGGAACGAGAAGACGGAGCCGCTCGCGGTCCTGACCGGCGGCCAGGCGACGATCGGATCGGTGGCCGTCGCCGCGTTCTTCGCGATGTCGGGCTACCTGATCGCCGGGAGCTGGGGGCGGTCGAGCTCGTGGCGCTCGTTCGCCGTCCGCCGCGTCCTGCGCATCTATCCCGCCTATCTCGTCGCCGGCCTGGTGTGCTACCTGGCCTTCTCGATGGAGCCGTCTGCCCTGGGCGCCTGGGGGCTGCTGCTGCTGCGGAACGTCCCCAGATCCGCGGACTTCGCCGGCAATCCCACGCCGCTGGTGGTCAACGGCAGCCTCTGGACGATCCCGTATGAGGCCTGGAGCTACGCGGGGATCGCGATCATGGGGGCGGCCGGGCTGCTGGGCCGCCGCCGTGTTCTTGTGGGCCTCCTGGTCGCCTCGATCGTCGCCGGCGTGCTCTTCGAGGCGTACGAGATCAATACCAACCTCAAGGGGCTCGGGTCGATCGTCGGCTGGCCGCGATTCTGGGCCAGGCTGCTCCCCTCGATCTTCGCGGGGGCCCTGTTCCACGCGATGCCGGGGCGTTTCCGGTGGCACCCGCTGCTGGGCCTGGCGGCGGCCTGCGGCCTCGCCATCGGGGCCCGCGTCCCGCTTGGGATGACCGTCGCCCTGCCCACCTGCGGCGTCTATCTGCTCTTCGCCGCGGCGTTCGGCCCCTCCTGGAACTGGGGCGAGCGGGTCACCCGGTACGGCGATTTCAGCTACGGGATCTACCTCTATGCCTTCCCGATCCAGCAGGCCGTGATGCGCACAATCGGCCATCCGACGAGCGCGACGGAGCTGTTCGCCCTCTCCCTCCTGCCCGCGTTCGCCGCCGGGATAGCGAGCTGGCTGCTCGTCGAGCGGCGATTCCTGGCCGCGAAACGCCCGCTGCCCGGCGGTGTCGCCCTCAGTCGAGGGCCGTCGCCCGCCTGATCCGCGCCGGGTGGGCGACCCTCTATAATCGAGGAAACGCCCCTCCCCCGCGTTTGGCGAGGGCGGGGCGTCGGTGATCGTCCGTTGTCCCGAGAGGATCCGGCTCCGCCCTGCCCGAGGCGTCGTGGGAGGCCATCGCGCCCGCGGCGTATGACCTGGACCGATCGTCATCAGTCGAGGGGAACCGACGACGGGTTGTCAGGCCTGCCGATCAACGCGTTCAGAACTCAACCTTATACTTCGTCGTCAACTGCCTTCGCATGTCCGAGATGCTTGTCTCGATGGCCTGCCATCCCTGGTCGACCTGCACGCTGACGACCGAATTATATTGCTTCGCGAGGACGGCGGCATCATTGCTCTTATTGCTGCCGGAGACGCCGTAACCGTAACCGCCATAGTATCCGTTGGCCAGGCCCGCGGTGCGATAAGTCCGGTCCTTGGCAGCGTAATTGATGCCGGAGGCCATCTGTCGAACGTTGAGGGCCATCTTCGCGCCCCAATCGAGCAAATCGGTGTCGACGTAAAGGAGCGGCAGTTCTTCAATCTCCTTGGCGGACCTGTCATACCAGAGCTTCTGGCTTTGCGACGATTTGGGGGTCTGACGCTTCAAGTCGCGGAGAATGCCCGCGGTGGCGGCATAGTAGCGCTGGGTGGCCTTGAGTCCGTCCGCCTGGGAGATCTGCTGCGGGGGCGTGGGTTGCTGACCTTTGGTCGCGGCGACTGCCGGAGTTTCGGATGGCTCGATCGCCGACTC
It encodes:
- a CDS encoding DUF6157 family protein produces the protein MDDPETFVRVAPDCPVDRAVVPVVRGDRKPIHVLQYELLTESPYTLSHEDLIYEVHVRHKGVPPGDATRAELLSKSHPCLRASALPKK
- a CDS encoding DUF6157 family protein; this encodes MKYGWGVHYDAFGKIALYAVESDEYRRLSGPDAGTKVVQAMRNRRV
- a CDS encoding GDP-mannose 4,6-dehydratase; the encoded protein is MRALVTGVTGFVGGHLAEHLLESGDVVVGLSTSGAWPAGLTHLATQVKLIKLDLADGSGDELGELIGRAQPEVIYHLAAQANPQASLDDPRGTWALNLGGALNLLEAVRGSGRTPRVVLVGSGVCYGNPAPELMPVSESCPLRPNNPYSASKAAADLLGIQHFLSHGTDVVMARPFNHAGPRQSSNYVLSALARQVAEVAAGTKPRVEVGNLDIVRDFTDVRDVVRGYRLLADPASGGAGGEIYNLGSGRGVKLADALATLRDLAGVPVEIYVDPARVRPVDQPLLVADATKLRLATGWEPSFSIERTLDDMLKGWSKTLAG
- a CDS encoding rhamnulokinase family protein, with product MSSTTTDSLAIDLGAESGRGLLGRFDGRRLTLDEVHRFPNGPVRVLDTLHWNILGLFGEIKTALAKSRTMSAGLETLGVDTWGVDFGLVGRGDTLLGNPVHYRDSRTDGVMESAFGLMSREAIYEHTGLQFLPFNTAYQLMAMRRQNSPLLDSAETLLMMPDLIGWMLTGRRAGERTDASTTQLLDPRTGTWSDAVCNGLDIPRSILPDLIEPGTELGPIRPALAEELGLGRLQVIAPATHDTASAVAAVPATGKVAGAPPDWCYLSSGTWSLLGVEVPAPIINAQTLRYNFTNEGGVAGTTRLLKNIMGLWLVQECRRTWARSGHQYDYDDLIVRAAAARPFGALVDPDDPSFLAPGDMPARIAAYCLKTGQTPPSDHGGFVRCAMESLALKYRWTIERMEQIVGTRIKTIHVVGGGTRNALLCQFAADACNRPVYAGPIEATAAGNILLQLISRGKLANLAEAREVVARSFEVEVHEPRNTQAWEDAAGRFERLIAG
- the larE gene encoding ATP-dependent sacrificial sulfur transferase LarE; this translates as MAAWDDPVLVAHRDRLLETLRGYGRVAVAYSGGVDSAVVARAAHEALGSQAVAVTAVSDSLASGELEEAEALARQIGIEHRVIRTDEFADPNYTRNNSDRCYFCKSELYGRLSGMLGHLGVDVIASGANTDDTGDHRPGMRAAAENGVRHPLQECDLGKPEVRALAKAWGLPTWDKPATPCLSSRIAYGVQVTPERTKMVDAAEGWLRQKGLRLLRVRYHQGDLARIEVPLEELPRLAAPETGRELVAAFRTLGFKYVTLDLEGFRSGSLNALIPLDGILMKPSKPKPAAAQTPTATT
- a CDS encoding serine protease; this translates as MISNPPAEGDLGGPPDQAPVGQTGPAQGPGLNGRLIVADPMVADSLRPETLRADLSTTALGHCHAFAPATTAALAATAATATARAADPGPKRYQTTRALSTGRPRFELIIDTSNLVPFDFLRQGDRVGRAVVKLEREDGATGTGFLVAPDILLTNHHVLPNAATALSSYALANYERTPPDDAWGRSVVAPLEPQRLFVTNSDLDFTFCGVANLEFLGVIPVDRNSLDIARHERVNIIQHPRGRPKEIALQDNEVVRADHLVVQYSCDTEPGSSGSPVFNNRWRLVAMHHASVPITAGGGDEGHGRYLNEGIRMSAIAIWLEIAEPADLTQRRWIEQLRGIFGGLDPQVGFFGALGRQVQGLATAEIIADSYLGGADDLDVAFWDLQGPRMSLRDRLPLLTRAIASMGMDLWVLTHLDPADVVVLCDELAGSHRLDYGVQAGISERGAPITILYKRDGLLSVTRPAWAAGSGAKAPPRVLVRTTSRRGETRDVHLVVFARAHDEPQAAGAQVPEPPTSPPVAEIRPWIEAILIEAERPGPDAHWLLLGCTETLLTPWKVARVTFRDRPLLPIAAEHPTDGAILVLQAARARLGHLYLSPDMTARAASNARLTVVHDRQLPALDRTLIRHAPIAMRLCFRTPPEPAPEIVEPEPGPIEPAPKTPKNETNPARRRAYTAWIDRLFSPRSAR
- a CDS encoding acyltransferase, with product MSASPPNNINAIRLALSVSVLYSHSYPLGLGNEKTEPLAVLTGGQATIGSVAVAAFFAMSGYLIAGSWGRSSSWRSFAVRRVLRIYPAYLVAGLVCYLAFSMEPSALGAWGLLLLRNVPRSADFAGNPTPLVVNGSLWTIPYEAWSYAGIAIMGAAGLLGRRRVLVGLLVASIVAGVLFEAYEINTNLKGLGSIVGWPRFWARLLPSIFAGALFHAMPGRFRWHPLLGLAAACGLAIGARVPLGMTVALPTCGVYLLFAAAFGPSWNWGERVTRYGDFSYGIYLYAFPIQQAVMRTIGHPTSATELFALSLLPAFAAGIASWLLVERRFLAAKRPLPGGVALSRGPSPA